GAAGCAGATGTTCGACCTGGTGGACCGGGTGGAGGATTATCCCAAATTCCTGCCATGGTGTGGCGGCGTGGACGTGCGCGAGCGGGGCGAGAACTCGGTGGTGGCGTCGGTGGGCATCAATTTCCATGGTGTCAAGCAAAGCTTTACCACGTCGAACGTGAACACGCCGCCCTCGTGCATCAAGATGAACCTTGTCGACGGCCCGTTCAAGACATTGCACGGCACCTGGACGTTCAAGGCGCTGCGCGACGATGCCTGCAAGGTGGAACTGGACCTGCAATACGAATTTTCCAGCCGCCTGCTGGAACAGGTGATCGGCCCGGTGTTCGGCATGATCGCCAACAGCATGGTCGATTCGTTCTGCAAGCGCGCCGAAACCGTGTATGGGTGACGGCGTGGCCGAGCGCATCAAGGTTTCGCTGAGCTACGCGCGCGGCCCGCAGGCCGGGGTCGTTAGTGATTCCGGTAGCGATGCCATCGGCGAAGCCGCTGGCGGCGGACTGCCGATCCTGCGCGTGATGGACGTGGAGGCCGGCACCACGATCGGCCAGGCCATCGAAATGTCCGGCATCCTGCAGGAAGCGCCGGAAATCAACCTCGTCACGATGCCGGTCGGTATCTACGGCAAGAAGAAAACCCTGGACACGGTGCTGCAGCCGCGCGACCGCATCGAGATCTACCGCCCGCTGATCGCGGACCCGAAGGATGCGCGGCGGCGCCGTGCGAAGCGCGACAGCGCGGCATAGGTGCCGGCGCGCCGGCCCGCCAGGCCAGCGAGCAGCGCCAGGCCGGCGCCGAGCATCGGCACCATGCCGGGCTCGGGAACCGGCGTGATGGACACCACCCGCAGTTCCGCCCCATAGCTGAACGTGCCGCCCTGGTCGAAGCCGGTCTGGTTCCGCAATGCCAGCGACAGGAATCCCGTGCCATCCGGCACGTGGTTCAGCCAGCGCACTTCGTCATAGGCGCCCCCGAGCCCGGTGGCACGCAGCCACACGGCCGCCGCTCCCGCTTCGAGCCGCTCGCCGGCGCCGGGCGGCGGTTCGGTGGCAAGGCTCACGTCGTATTCGACGCTGAAGAAGGCTCCCGTGTTGGGCGACAGCGTGAATGCCGTCTCGCCGGTGTCGCCGGTCATGCGGCTTTCGGCACGCAGGCCGGGCGCCGGCGCCAGCACCTGCGTGCTCACCGCGCCCGCCAGCATTGCGCCCGTGGGGGATGCGCGGCCGGACAGGCTCAATTGCGCGGCGGCGGCGAGTTCCGCCGTGCTCCGGTCGATCGCGTGGCCGATCGGCGCGGGGTGCGTCCAGGTGGGGACATGCGTTTCCAGCGCGGCGCCGCCGAGGGCCAGGTAGCTGGCCGCGCCCGGCGCGGATGCGCTGCCCGATGTGCCGATGAACGTCATGGACGGGGAGACGCCGTCCGTGAGGTCGAGATCGACAAGGATGAAGGTGAGGGGCCCCAGCGTTGCGCCGGCTTCGGCCGCCGGGGCCGCGGCGGGCGCAGCGCCCAGCAGTGTGGCGACGGAGCAGAGCAGTGGAACGGTCTTCATTGCGGCCTCGCTGCAAGCTGGTGCGGTCATTCCAGCTTAGCACGCGTTCCGCGGGCCGCACGGATTTGTGGCGGCACCGTTGCGCGAACAGGTCAGCCTTAGAGATCGAGCATCCTTGGCGCGATGCCCAGCGCCGCGGCGATGCGTTCGCGGGTCGAGCGCCTCGGCCGCAGGCCCACTTCCTGCTGCGCGTAGGCCGGCTGGCTGATGCCGATGCGCGTGGCCACTTCCAGTTGCGTGAGGCCCAGGTATTCGCGCCATGCGCGCGCCGGGGTCCACGCGTTATCGGCGATCATTCCCACGACCTGGTGCGGCACGTCCGTATCCTTCTGGCGCGATTGCGTCTGCATGTAGGTGGAGTAGGGGATGACGACATACACGGGCTCCCCGTTGGGCCCGTTGATGATCTGTACATGGGAAAATGCATTCATGGATTGGCTCGCTGGTCGGTTCAAAAATATAGGCTTCGCGTAGTTTGGCTTATATTCTTGAGACGACCACGGCTATGACGGTCGCCCTTGCGCGTGGTCAAACTTTATTGCCTGCAATGCGTGGCAACCGTGGCGCGGTTGCGCCGCGCCTGTTCGGTTTTCTGCGTGTCGTCGAGGAAGGCCGGCTCGCCGTTCCGGTCCGTCGTTGCGATGCGCACGCCCGACTCCAGCACGCGCAGGTTGCCGCGCGCGCTGTCGCATGCCGCCGCGCTGGCGGCCCTGTTCTGCGCTTCCACGGCGGCCTTGCGCGCGGCTTCGGCGGCTTCTTCCTTGCGCTGCGTGGCCGCTGCATCGCCCTCGGCCGCCGCCGGCCGCGCCCTGGCCGGGGCCGCCGGCGCGGTTGCCGGCGGCGCCGCCAGCTCCTTGCGCAGGTCCGGCAACTGGCCGCGCGGCGCCTTCAGGATGCGCGACGGCGGGATCGAGGCGGGCGGCGGCTGGTCCGAGAAATGGCGCACATTGTTGGCATCCTTCCATTCCCACTGGGCATGGACCAGCGGGCAGCATGCCAGCAGCAAGCTGCACAGTAGAAGTCGATTATTCATAAGTTTTGTTTCCCCATTGAATCACCGCGATTGGACCGCGATCCGCCGCAAGAGTCAATCGTGAAACAGCTAACTTTTCCATAATGCAAGGACTTATTGCGCGAACTTCTGTATAATTCACTTTTGCGCCGATAGGAAATCTACCATGCGTCTTCTTCAAAAAGCACTCACGTTCGATGACGTGCTCCTCGTTCCAGCCTACTCGAACGTTCTGCCTGCCAATACGTCCCTCCGCACCAAGCTGACCCGCAATATTTCGCTGAATATCCCGCTGCTGTCCGCCGCGATGGATACCGTCACCGAAGGCCGCCTGGCGATCGCGATGGCGCAGGAAGGTGGCATCGGCATCATCCACAAGAACCTGCGCCCGGCCGACCAGGCCCGCGAGGTGTCGAAGGTCAAGCGTTTCGAAGCCGGCGTGCTGCGCGACCCGATCACGATTCCGCCGGACATGAAGATCCGCGACGTGATCACGCTGACCGAACAGCATGGCATCAGCGGTTTCCCGGTGGTGGAAGGCAAGCAGGTGGTCGGCATCATCACCAACCGCGACCTGCGTTTCGAGGAAGAGCTGGACGCCGAAGTGCGCGCCAAGATGACGCCGCGCGAAAAGCTGGTGACCGTCAGCGAGACGGCCGACACGGCCGAAGCCAAGCGCCTGATGAACAAGCACCGCCTGGAGCGCGTGATCGTCGTCAACGAAGCGTTCGAGCTGCGCGGCCTGATCACCGTGAAGGATATCCAGAAGTCCACCGAACACCCGAACGCCTCGAAAGACCAGCACGGCAAGCTGCTGGTGGGCGCGGCCGTGGGCGTGGGCGCGAAGGACGAGGAACGCATCGACCTGCTGGTGGCTGCCGGCGTGGACGTACTGGTGGTGGATACGGCGCATGGCCACTCGCAGGGCATCCTCGACCGCGTGAAGTACATCAAGACGAAATACCCGCACGTGGACGTCATCGGCGGCAACATCGCCACGGCGGCCGCGGCCAAGGCGCTGGTCGAATACGGCGCGGACGCTGTGAAGGTCGGCATCGGCCCCGGCTCGATCTGCACGACGCGTATCGTGGCCGGCGTGGGCGTGCCGCAGATCACCGCGATCTCGAACGTGTCGCAGGCG
Above is a window of Pseudoduganella dura DNA encoding:
- a CDS encoding helix-turn-helix domain-containing protein — its product is MNAFSHVQIINGPNGEPVYVVIPYSTYMQTQSRQKDTDVPHQVVGMIADNAWTPARAWREYLGLTQLEVATRIGISQPAYAQQEVGLRPRRSTRERIAAALGIAPRMLDL
- the guaB gene encoding IMP dehydrogenase; translated protein: MRLLQKALTFDDVLLVPAYSNVLPANTSLRTKLTRNISLNIPLLSAAMDTVTEGRLAIAMAQEGGIGIIHKNLRPADQAREVSKVKRFEAGVLRDPITIPPDMKIRDVITLTEQHGISGFPVVEGKQVVGIITNRDLRFEEELDAEVRAKMTPREKLVTVSETADTAEAKRLMNKHRLERVIVVNEAFELRGLITVKDIQKSTEHPNASKDQHGKLLVGAAVGVGAKDEERIDLLVAAGVDVLVVDTAHGHSQGILDRVKYIKTKYPHVDVIGGNIATAAAAKALVEYGADAVKVGIGPGSICTTRIVAGVGVPQITAISNVSQALEGTGVPCIADGGIRFSGDISKALAAGASTVMMGSMFAGTEEAPGEVILFQGRSYKSYRGMGSLGAMAEGSADRYFQEASAKADKFVPEGIEGRVAYKGSVLAIIFQLVGGVRQSMGYCGCATIDELREKAEFVEITSAGMRESHVHDVQITKEAPNYRSE
- a CDS encoding RnfH family protein, with the translated sequence MGDGVAERIKVSLSYARGPQAGVVSDSGSDAIGEAAGGGLPILRVMDVEAGTTIGQAIEMSGILQEAPEINLVTMPVGIYGKKKTLDTVLQPRDRIEIYRPLIADPKDARRRRAKRDSAA
- a CDS encoding type II toxin-antitoxin system RatA family toxin, which gives rise to MAVVHKSVFLGYSAKQMFDLVDRVEDYPKFLPWCGGVDVRERGENSVVASVGINFHGVKQSFTTSNVNTPPSCIKMNLVDGPFKTLHGTWTFKALRDDACKVELDLQYEFSSRLLEQVIGPVFGMIANSMVDSFCKRAETVYG
- a CDS encoding DUF4124 domain-containing protein, yielding MNNRLLLCSLLLACCPLVHAQWEWKDANNVRHFSDQPPPASIPPSRILKAPRGQLPDLRKELAAPPATAPAAPARARPAAAEGDAAATQRKEEAAEAARKAAVEAQNRAASAAACDSARGNLRVLESGVRIATTDRNGEPAFLDDTQKTEQARRNRATVATHCRQ